Proteins co-encoded in one Quercus robur chromosome 8, dhQueRobu3.1, whole genome shotgun sequence genomic window:
- the LOC126696255 gene encoding G-type lectin S-receptor-like serine/threonine-protein kinase At4g03230: MHVGWNPRVSHAPNNEYGNVISLWESFENPTDTFLPGMLLRGDMNLTSWRDRDDPGSGSFTFMLDTAGKTTVQNCEPCGTIMIPYPLSTSSNCGDPMYFSFNCDTTSGQVSFKALSGTYQVTSIDQNTSKFFIQVKDVDSLRLNQSLPFNLTTPRNSSSNVSSRVTDDVKIVWEPSLESICNLSADCEDWPHSTCKSASDGKRSCLCTISFRWDGTKLSCTQVSSPSEKGMILLLIAGITSVIVLCAMTFIYIWLRKMTKRQENRQIDQRNRVQRMLYSESYVQDLIDSGEFQEEDEKGIDVPFYDLESIRIATNNFSDENKLGQGGYGLVYKGKLPSGQEIAVKRLSSVSGQGLLEFKNEVVLIAKLQHRNLARLYGYCI; this comes from the exons ATGCACGTGGGCTGGAATCCAAGGGTGTCACATGCACCCAACAACGAATACGGTAATGTGATAAGTCTGTGGGAGAgctttgaaaatccaactgaTACGTTTCTTCCAGGCATGTTGTTGCGTGGAGACATGAATTTGACTTCTTGGAGAGACCGTGATGACCCTGGAAGCGGGAGCTTCACATTTATGCTAGATACAGCCGGAA AAACAACTGTACAAAATTGTGAGCCTTGTGGGACAATCATGATCCCTTATCCACTTAGCACTAGCTCAAATTGTGGTGATCCTATGTACTTCAGTTTCAATTGCGACACTACCTCTGGCCAGGTTAGCTTCAAGGCCCTCAGTGGGACATATCAAGTCACTAGTATCGATCAAAATACATCAAAGTTTTTTATCCAAGTCAAGGATGTAGATAGTCTGCGGCTAAACCAGTCATTGCCATTTAATCTAACTACTCCAAGAAACTCTAGTTCCAATGTTTCGTCTAGAGTTACAGATGATGTTAAGATTGTTTGGGAGCCATCACTGGAGTCAATCTGCAATTTATCTGCAGATTGCGAGGATTGGCCACATTCAACTTGTAAATCAGCAAGTGATGGGAAGAGGAGTTGCCTTTGCACTATAAGCTTTCGATGGGATGGCACAAAGTTAAGTTGTACACAAG TTTCTTCACCATCAGAAAAAGGAATGATATTGCTTCTGATTGCTGGAATAACTAGTGTGATTGTTCTCTGTGCCATGACTTTTATCTACATATGGTTAAGAAAGATGACCAAGAGACAAG AAAATAGACAAATTGACCAAAGAAATCGAGTACAACGCATGTTATATAGTGAAAGCTATGTCCAAGACTTGATAGATTCAGGTGAGTTccaagaagaagatgagaaagGAATAGATGTACCTTTTTATGATTTGGAAAGCATACGAATTGCTACTAATAACTTCTCAGATGAAAACAAGCTTGGACAAGGAGGCTATGGGCTTGTTTACAAG GGTAAGCTTCCAAGTGGTCAAGAAATTGCTGTAAAGAGACTTTCAAGTGTCTCAGGTCAAGGTCTACTAGAATTTAAGAATGAGGTGGTATTGATTGCAAAACTTCAGCATCGGAACCTCGCCAGACTCTATGGATATTGCATATAA